In a single window of the Arachis hypogaea cultivar Tifrunner chromosome 6, arahy.Tifrunner.gnm2.J5K5, whole genome shotgun sequence genome:
- the LOC112805215 gene encoding uncharacterized protein: MGATPFRYSILEVRLPKHFDKPTDMRYDGTQDPQEHLTAFEARMNLEGVGDEVRCRAFPVTLAGPTIRWFNSLPQDSVARFSNISRTFLAQFTTRIAKAKHLINLLGVTQRSGEPTKKYLDRFNDECLEIDGLTDLVASLCLTNGLLNEDFRKHLTTKPVWTMQEIQSVAKEYINNEEVSQVVAANKRQSSYN; encoded by the coding sequence ATGGGAGCAACCCCCTTCCGCTATTCCATCCTCGAGGTCCGGCTACCAAAGCACTTTGATAAGCCGACGGATATGAGGTACGATGGAACTCAAGACCCGCAGGAGCATctaacggcctttgaggccagaatGAATTTGGAGGGAGTAGGCGACGAAGTCAGGTGCCGCGCTTTCCCGGTCACTCTGGCAGGACCTACAATACGGTGGTTTAACAGCCTCCCGCAGGACTCTGTGGCCAGGTTTTCGAACATTAGCCGTACTTTCCTGGCCCAATTTACTACCAGAATTGCAAAGGCAAAGCACCTGATCAATTTACTCGGGGTAACTCAGAGGTCCGGTGAGCCGACTAAAAAATATCTAGACCGGTTCAACGACGAGTGCTTGGAGATCGACGGGCTAACTGACTTGGTAGCTAGTCTGTGCTTGACGAATGGACTTTTGAACGAGGACTTTAGGAAGCATCTCACCACGAAGCCGGTGTGGACAATGCAGGAAATCCAAAGCGTAGCCAAGGAATATATCAACAATGAAGAAGTCAGTCAAGTCGTGGCTGCCAACAAGCGCCAGTCCTCCTACAATTAA
- the LOC112805218 gene encoding uncharacterized protein: protein MTWGIELSQYDLRYEPRHAIKAQVMDDFLVEVTGDPTEEMSIRWRLHVDGASNQTSGGARIILESPAGIIYEQSIKFEFLVSNNQAEYEALLGGLILAKEVGATRLEVCSDSQVVISQVNASYQARDSLLQKYLEKVKELSKQFEEVTIQHVPRERNTWIDLLSKLASTKPGAGNQSLIQGMIKEPAVTLHLTKIDPSWMDPITDFLEIGKLPDNEKTARALRREVAKYAIIQGQLFKKGLSQPLLKCLHPDQTDYVLREVHEGCCDHHIRGKALARKLIRAGYYWPSMMRDSQEFVRKCVKCQENANFHKAPATELSILTSSRPFSHWEVDLLRPFPVGPGQVKYLIVAVDYYTKWIEAKPLASISSSNCRKFMWKQVITRFGIPEVVISDNGTQFTDKKFVEFLAGLGIKQKFSSV, encoded by the coding sequence atgacttggggTATCGAGCTATCCCAGTATGACTTGCGGTATGAGCCCAGGCATGCGATTAAGGCACAGGTAATGGACGACTTCTTGGTAGAGGTAACAGGAGACCCGACCGAGGAAATGAGCATACGGTGGAGGCTCCACGTAgacggggcctccaaccaaacgtccggaGGTGCCAGGATCATCCTGGAAAGCCCCGCCGGGATCATATATGAACAATCAATTAAGTTTGAATTCCTGGTGTCAAATAACCAAGCGGAGTACGAGGCCCTCTTGGGCGGCTTAATCCTAGCTAAGGAAGTCGGAGCCACGAGGCTGGAAGTGTGCAGTGACTCGCAGGTTGTTATCTCTCAAGTGAATGCGagctaccaagccagagactcACTGTTACAAAAGTACCTAGAGAAGGTCAAAGAGTTGAGCAAACAATTCGAGGAGGTCACGATCCAGCACGTTCCGAGGGAAAGGAACACATGGATAGACCTCCTATCCAAGCTAGCAAGCACAAAACCAGGAGCTGGCAACCAGTCTCTCATTCAAGGTATGATAAAAGAACCGGCAGTCACCCTCCACCTGACAAAGATAGACCCCTCTTGGATGGACCCGATTACCGACTTCTTGGAAATTGGTAAACTCCCCGACAACGAGAAGACAGCCAGAGCGTTGAGAAGGGAGGTGGCCAAGTATGCGATCATACAAGGTCAGTTGTTTAAAAAGGGACTTAGTCAACCCTTGCTGAAATGCCTACACCCCGACCAAACGGATTATGTGCTCAGAGAGGTCCATGAGGGGTGTTGCGATCACCACATcaggggcaaagccctagcaagaaaGCTCATTAGAGCTGGTTATTACTGGCCATCGATGATGAGAGACTCCCAAGAATTCGTAAGAAAATGCGTCAAGTGCCAGGagaacgccaatttccacaaggcccCGGCAACCGAGCTCAGTATATTGACGTCTTCCCGACCCTTCTCGCATTGGGAAGTCGACCTCCTGAGACCTTTCCCGGTAGGTCCAGGGCAGGTCAAATATCTCATAGTTGCTGTCGACTACTATACCAAGTGGATAGAGGCCAAGCcactggccagcatatcctcatccaattgtCGAAAGTTTATGTGGAAACAAGTAATAACTCGATTCGGCATCCCTGAGGTCGTCATCTCTGATAATGGGACGCAGTTCACTGATAAAAAATTCGTGGAGTTCCTTGCTGGTTTGGGCATAAAGCAAAAATTCTCATCTGTATAA